One Halarcobacter ebronensis genomic window carries:
- a CDS encoding flavodoxin — protein sequence MKSIFYASSTGNTEQVAKTIKKNLEGFELVDIASSGISKMNECDSIIIGASTWGEGDLQDDWEDCFEELKEMDFSGKTVALFGLGDQDNYYDEFVNALGTLYEVVKNNGANIIGFTSTDGYEFEESTAVVDSQFVGLVIDEDNQSELTKQRVEDWCNQISNKL from the coding sequence ATGAAATCAATATTCTACGCAAGTAGTACAGGAAATACAGAACAAGTTGCAAAAACAATCAAAAAAAATTTAGAGGGTTTTGAGTTAGTTGATATTGCAAGTAGTGGTATATCAAAAATGAATGAGTGTGACTCTATTATTATTGGTGCTTCAACTTGGGGTGAGGGTGATTTACAAGATGATTGGGAAGATTGTTTTGAAGAACTCAAAGAGATGGATTTTTCTGGAAAAACAGTAGCTCTTTTTGGTTTAGGTGATCAGGATAACTATTATGATGAGTTTGTAAATGCATTAGGAACTTTATATGAAGTTGTAAAAAATAATGGAGCAAATATTATTGGATTTACATCAACAGATGGTTATGAATTTGAAGAGTCAACAGCTGTAGTAGATAGTCAGTTTGTGGGACTTGTAATTGATGAAGATAATCAATCAGAACTAACAAAACAAAGAGTAGAAGATTGGTGTAATCAAATATCAAATAAGCTATAA
- a CDS encoding Opr family porin, producing MKKISLAMAASLLLAGNAVAENSFEKAFKDGTVSGDITLHAERQNNSGSNKDAGFSMGSVNLGFETAQLNGFKLTFGFRGNHDFSEVEDGDFESLGEVSEQTDALLHTATISYTNQYFNLSVGRQEVDLEWLSDYHEAAVLGITAIPDTTVVFGVTRRIAIADEDAALDNFHDFGKNDSGEDIDFAAVLDVKYEGIEGLVLNPYFYDADNLAKWYGLKVDYDTDLFGVTLHGAQSDIENLSEDGEIYHLEGRLNLANVGLKLGYISTDKDQGAGYMDSLGDNISPFEDGNQVYEADADTTYFSLGYEIAGVELGALYGKTEYGSNEEKELNLTVDYNITESISLGALYVDVNAQDSDDDYNRFGLTLQYTF from the coding sequence ATGAAAAAAATTAGTTTAGCTATGGCGGCATCTTTATTACTTGCAGGTAATGCAGTTGCAGAAAACAGTTTTGAAAAGGCATTTAAAGATGGTACTGTAAGTGGAGATATAACTCTACATGCAGAGAGACAAAATAACAGTGGAAGTAACAAAGATGCAGGTTTTTCTATGGGATCTGTTAATCTTGGATTTGAAACTGCCCAATTAAATGGTTTTAAATTAACATTTGGATTTAGAGGAAATCATGATTTCTCAGAAGTTGAAGATGGAGATTTTGAGAGTTTAGGTGAAGTATCAGAACAAACTGATGCTCTACTTCATACTGCTACGATCTCTTATACTAATCAATACTTTAATCTATCTGTAGGTAGACAAGAAGTCGATTTAGAGTGGTTAAGCGATTATCATGAAGCTGCTGTTTTAGGAATTACAGCTATTCCTGATACAACTGTTGTATTTGGTGTTACAAGAAGAATTGCAATTGCAGATGAAGATGCGGCACTTGATAACTTTCATGATTTTGGAAAAAATGATAGTGGTGAAGATATAGATTTTGCAGCTGTTTTAGATGTAAAATATGAAGGAATTGAAGGTTTAGTTTTAAATCCATATTTTTATGATGCAGATAATTTAGCTAAATGGTATGGTTTAAAAGTTGATTATGATACAGATCTTTTTGGTGTTACTTTACATGGTGCACAAAGTGATATTGAAAATCTATCAGAAGATGGAGAAATTTACCATTTAGAGGGTAGATTAAATCTTGCTAATGTAGGATTAAAACTAGGTTATATCTCAACTGATAAAGATCAAGGTGCAGGATATATGGACTCATTAGGAGATAATATAAGTCCTTTTGAAGATGGAAACCAAGTATATGAAGCAGATGCAGATACTACATATTTCTCTCTTGGATATGAGATTGCTGGAGTTGAGTTAGGGGCACTTTATGGAAAAACTGAATATGGTTCAAATGAAGAGAAAGAGCTAAACCTAACTGTAGATTATAATATAACTGAGTCTATTTCTCTTGGGGCATTATATGTGGATGTAAATGCGCAAGATAGTGATGATGATTACAATAGATTTGGTTTAACTTTACAATATACATTTTAA
- a CDS encoding EAL domain-containing protein: protein MKTKSITKNPKYLILFSLFMSLCMGLLLYGTIKLEKKLSSKMLEISISDVISISQNSSEAIYWLLKDSKNYVKDIKENVELHTKIERFLTILLTKNIKYSYLVYRDKNGIFRFLVDGTKGEEKAFINQKFDVDNPKWLEIYETKNPQLIKQPLLHQLSITYLIPIIYENRVELILAIDFSVKKIEDINKIITVIKYIIAGIIFIILSIIIALIIQTAKYISVKHTAFVDSLTNVYNRNYLQESKDFINLSDFILAALDIDHFKQINDSYGHTVGDRILRQIADVIKHATRQNDDIVIRYGGEEFLILIKNKRKNNVLPLDTLERVFSNIQEYKFRISNTETINVTVSIGVNLVPGKSRTFQDAFKLADIALYNAKNKGRNKIEIYSNEQKDDFYMTINEIKDAIEENRVTCFYQKIIDNDTDKLSHYEALLRIISKEGTIITPDKILPVIKGTFISRNITKRVLKICYEKLKTNPDLALNVNLNPQDIINDSILSILKDYGKDKNISTRLGIEIVESEDIVNYKDAKTNLLILKELGYKIYIDDFGSGYSNFIYLTEIKTDFIKIDGNIIKKILEDDISFLVVKSIVSFAKEAKIKVIAEYVSDEKIYEKIRELGIEYSQGFYFHIPEEFSKLKR, encoded by the coding sequence ATGAAAACTAAATCTATTACCAAAAATCCAAAATATTTAATCCTTTTTTCACTTTTTATGTCCCTTTGTATGGGTTTATTGCTCTATGGCACAATTAAATTAGAAAAAAAACTCTCAAGTAAAATGCTTGAGATATCAATCTCTGATGTAATTTCAATCTCTCAAAATAGTTCAGAGGCTATATATTGGCTTCTAAAAGATAGTAAAAACTATGTTAAAGATATAAAAGAAAATGTTGAGTTACACACTAAGATTGAAAGATTTTTAACAATTTTACTTACAAAAAATATAAAATACTCCTATCTTGTTTATAGGGATAAAAATGGAATATTTAGATTTCTAGTAGATGGAACAAAAGGTGAAGAGAAGGCTTTTATAAACCAAAAATTTGATGTTGATAACCCAAAATGGTTAGAGATATATGAAACTAAAAATCCCCAACTAATAAAACAACCCCTATTACACCAACTCTCAATTACTTACTTAATTCCTATTATCTATGAAAACAGAGTTGAACTGATTTTGGCTATTGATTTTTCTGTAAAAAAGATTGAAGATATTAATAAAATCATAACCGTAATAAAATATATTATTGCGGGAATTATATTTATTATTCTTTCTATAATTATTGCTCTTATTATCCAAACTGCAAAATATATTTCAGTAAAACACACTGCTTTTGTGGATAGTTTAACAAATGTTTACAATAGGAACTATCTGCAAGAATCAAAAGACTTTATAAATCTTTCAGACTTTATATTAGCTGCTTTGGATATTGACCACTTCAAGCAGATAAATGACTCCTACGGACATACAGTTGGAGATAGGATTCTAAGACAAATTGCTGATGTAATTAAACATGCAACAAGGCAAAATGATGATATTGTTATAAGATATGGAGGAGAAGAGTTTCTTATATTAATAAAAAATAAAAGAAAAAACAATGTTCTTCCTCTTGATACTTTAGAGAGAGTCTTTAGCAATATCCAAGAGTATAAGTTTAGAATTTCAAATACTGAGACTATAAATGTGACTGTCTCAATTGGTGTAAATTTAGTACCTGGTAAATCAAGAACTTTTCAAGATGCTTTTAAACTTGCTGATATAGCTTTATATAATGCAAAAAATAAAGGACGAAATAAAATAGAAATCTACTCAAATGAGCAAAAAGATGATTTTTATATGACAATAAATGAGATAAAAGATGCAATAGAAGAGAATAGAGTAACTTGTTTTTATCAAAAAATAATTGATAATGATACAGACAAATTATCACATTATGAAGCTCTTCTTAGAATTATTTCAAAAGAGGGAACAATAATTACCCCTGATAAAATTCTTCCAGTAATAAAAGGTACTTTTATCTCACGAAACATAACTAAACGTGTTTTGAAAATTTGCTATGAAAAACTTAAAACAAATCCTGATTTGGCTTTAAATGTAAACTTAAATCCACAAGATATTATCAATGACTCTATATTATCAATTCTAAAAGATTATGGAAAAGATAAAAATATTTCAACTAGGCTTGGAATTGAGATAGTTGAGAGTGAAGATATTGTAAATTATAAAGATGCAAAAACAAATCTTCTAATACTAAAAGAGTTGGGTTATAAAATCTATATTGATGATTTTGGAAGTGGTTACTCAAACTTTATCTACTTAACTGAGATTAAAACAGACTTTATCAAAATAGATGGGAATATTATCAAAAAAATATTAGAAGATGATATCTCATTTTTAGTTGTAAAAAGTATTGTAAGCTTTGCAAAAGAGGCAAAAATAAAAGTTATTGCAGAGTATGTAAGTGATGAAAAAATATATGAAAAGATTCGTGAGTTAGGGATTGAATATTCACAAGGGTTCTATTTTCATATTCCAGAAGAGTTTAGCAAATTAAAGAGATAA
- a CDS encoding TonB-dependent receptor plug domain-containing protein yields MVKYFFLILLFFNITFASTLESLLKEYEDTSKESLETLNEKMGYAIVYSQKELKLMQYNRLSDILKELPILTLNRSKHGANNLSLVGSKAETSGYFRLFINDHEVSSTYTQSPFLNWYDLPISLVDHIEVYYGEGSFTLGNETGMKFIRVYTKKGTKQNGGNLKTTFTNRNSNSQEMSYSDFLENDWSYFAYFANQKDSFERYNKNDDLDANSKRQYFFMDFSNSTDKINIGYNSTKQDSYQGLSFDSNSDDGKINSENFYINYSKFFLKDKSLKLQLSTDIINSKYEESNSDGLAIVGVTGYLGRFIKSYNENTQLIEKSASLSKNFNYKNNNLFTAINVKNSRYKVKNRTINNATEIGALSSFDEETSYSIAFQDDYKILDNLVLVGNFKFEKYLRNGNMDDSNEKLYRIGAIYLPTKDLGFKTFYTISHVPPSFYDVDYAYRSNPKLASQEYKYFTVEGTYTLNKSKFALDYFNVHIDDYIYYADPIGFINVDHTIKINGFIFEYIYNLDRNSKIQFNYFVSQLTEIKNNYTDGGYLKYMQDLGNFSYFASVIYRKGFEYTNVDFRDSYELSLGASYTINKNLTFSVKGTNLLNKSTQSALRDYTTSYTNPKIYLIDDNDRTISFSMEWKF; encoded by the coding sequence GTGGTTAAATACTTTTTTTTAATACTGCTTTTTTTTAATATTACTTTTGCCTCAACCTTAGAATCCTTGTTAAAAGAGTATGAAGACACTTCAAAAGAGTCTTTAGAAACACTTAATGAAAAGATGGGATATGCAATAGTTTACTCTCAAAAAGAGTTAAAACTTATGCAATATAATAGATTAAGTGATATTTTAAAAGAACTTCCAATTCTAACACTTAACAGAAGTAAACATGGAGCAAATAATTTATCTCTTGTTGGAAGTAAAGCAGAAACAAGTGGATATTTTAGACTTTTTATAAATGACCATGAAGTAAGTTCAACATATACCCAAAGTCCTTTTTTAAACTGGTATGACTTACCAATAAGCCTTGTTGATCATATTGAAGTATATTATGGTGAGGGCTCTTTTACTTTAGGTAATGAAACTGGAATGAAGTTTATTAGAGTCTATACAAAAAAAGGTACAAAACAAAATGGTGGAAATTTAAAAACAACATTTACAAATAGGAATTCAAACTCACAAGAGATGAGTTACTCTGACTTTTTGGAAAATGATTGGTCATATTTTGCCTATTTTGCAAATCAAAAAGACTCTTTTGAAAGATATAATAAAAATGACGATTTAGATGCAAATAGCAAAAGACAATACTTTTTTATGGATTTTTCAAACTCTACTGACAAAATTAATATAGGTTATAACTCAACAAAACAAGATAGCTATCAAGGTCTCTCTTTTGATTCAAATAGTGATGATGGGAAAATCAACTCAGAAAACTTTTATATTAACTATTCAAAATTTTTTTTAAAAGACAAATCTTTAAAATTGCAACTTTCAACAGATATAATAAATAGTAAATATGAAGAGAGTAATAGTGATGGTTTAGCAATTGTTGGTGTTACAGGATACCTTGGAAGATTTATAAAATCATATAATGAAAATACGCAACTAATAGAAAAGAGTGCTTCTTTATCAAAAAATTTTAACTATAAGAACAATAACCTTTTTACCGCTATCAATGTTAAAAATAGTAGATATAAAGTAAAAAATAGAACAATAAATAACGCAACAGAGATTGGAGCATTAAGTAGTTTTGATGAAGAAACCTCTTACTCTATTGCTTTCCAAGATGACTATAAAATCTTAGATAATCTTGTTTTAGTAGGAAACTTTAAATTTGAAAAATATTTAAGAAATGGTAATATGGATGATAGTAATGAAAAGTTATATAGAATTGGAGCTATTTATTTACCAACAAAAGATTTAGGATTTAAAACATTTTATACAATAAGCCATGTACCTCCAAGTTTTTATGATGTTGATTATGCCTACAGAAGTAATCCAAAATTAGCATCGCAAGAGTATAAATATTTCACCGTTGAGGGTACATATACTTTAAATAAATCAAAATTTGCTTTAGACTATTTTAATGTACATATTGATGACTATATCTATTATGCTGACCCTATAGGTTTTATAAATGTTGATCATACAATTAAAATAAATGGTTTCATTTTTGAATATATATATAATCTTGATAGAAATAGTAAAATCCAATTTAACTATTTTGTAAGTCAACTAACTGAAATAAAAAATAACTACACAGATGGTGGATATCTAAAATATATGCAAGATCTTGGTAATTTTAGTTATTTTGCTTCTGTTATTTATAGAAAAGGTTTTGAATATACTAATGTAGATTTTAGGGATAGTTATGAGCTAAGTTTAGGAGCAAGTTACACTATTAATAAAAACTTAACATTTAGTGTAAAAGGGACAAATCTATTAAATAAATCAACCCAATCAGCTTTAAGGGATTATACAACAAGCTATACAAATCCTAAGATCTATTTAATTGATGATAATGATAGAACTATTTCATTTAGTATGGAGTGGAAATTCTAA
- a CDS encoding cytochrome-c peroxidase, whose protein sequence is MKYLKLGTLITATMLFSACNSANVSKEDLAKKVKMKESLGQALFFDKNLSKNRTMACATCHNPEAAFTDNRDNGVDSMASLGDDGKSLGDRKAPMAAYAMFSPKFHYDEKKKKYIGGQFWDGREATLAGQAGGPPLNPIEMGMPDKKAVVDRLKENAYYVESLKKIYGEDIFKSVDKAYFAMTDSIEKFEMTKEFAPFDSKYDKFLRGEYDLTPLEDLGRSIFFSNNNNSCATCHVLKGEDKKGETFTNYEYHNIGVPENKALRAKNGVKVKDDGLLANPNVNDENQRGKYKVPSLRNVAVTAPYMHNGVFKDLRTVVEFYDKYNNKDRTINPETGKPWDKPEVEETISLEELKAKKQNDRKIDALVAFMKLLTDERYEHLLKK, encoded by the coding sequence ATGAAATATTTAAAATTAGGTACTCTAATAACTGCTACTATGCTTTTTAGTGCCTGCAATAGTGCTAATGTTTCAAAAGAGGACTTAGCAAAAAAAGTAAAAATGAAAGAGAGTTTGGGGCAGGCTCTATTTTTTGATAAAAATCTATCAAAAAATAGAACTATGGCTTGTGCAACTTGCCACAATCCAGAGGCTGCATTCACAGACAACAGAGATAACGGAGTTGATTCAATGGCGTCTTTAGGAGATGATGGTAAATCTTTAGGAGATAGAAAAGCTCCAATGGCAGCTTATGCAATGTTTAGTCCAAAATTTCATTATGACGAAAAAAAGAAAAAATATATTGGTGGACAATTTTGGGATGGAAGAGAAGCAACTTTAGCAGGACAAGCTGGTGGTCCTCCATTAAACCCAATTGAGATGGGAATGCCTGATAAAAAAGCTGTTGTTGATAGATTAAAAGAGAATGCTTATTATGTAGAGAGTCTAAAGAAGATTTATGGAGAAGATATCTTTAAATCAGTGGATAAAGCATATTTTGCAATGACTGATTCTATTGAAAAATTTGAAATGACAAAGGAGTTTGCTCCTTTTGATTCAAAATATGATAAGTTTTTAAGGGGTGAATATGATTTAACTCCTTTAGAGGATTTAGGAAGATCAATCTTTTTCTCAAACAATAATAACTCTTGTGCAACTTGCCATGTGTTAAAAGGTGAAGATAAAAAGGGTGAAACTTTTACAAATTATGAATACCATAATATTGGAGTTCCAGAGAACAAAGCTTTAAGAGCTAAAAATGGTGTAAAAGTTAAAGATGATGGATTATTAGCAAACCCAAATGTAAATGATGAAAATCAAAGGGGAAAATATAAAGTACCTAGTTTAAGAAATGTAGCTGTAACTGCTCCATATATGCATAATGGTGTCTTTAAAGATTTAAGAACAGTTGTGGAGTTTTATGATAAATATAACAATAAAGACAGAACAATCAATCCTGAAACAGGAAAACCTTGGGATAAACCTGAAGTTGAAGAAACAATCTCTTTAGAAGAGCTAAAAGCTAAAAAGCAAAATGATAGAAAAATTGACGCTTTAGTTGCTTTTATGAAACTACTAACAGATGAGAGATACGAGCACTTACTCAAAAAATAA
- a CDS encoding sterol desaturase family protein encodes MHDLLILEYLIDPDRRTYWVYLFSSIAIGMIYIAANSRYKRVNFSSKLWLHPSAKLDYYYFILSYFIKMLLIIPIVISAKSVAFFVNKQLYYNFGYNHIQHISYETTLVLYTITLFVVSDFTRYWLHRFLHTIPILWEFHKVHHSAKVLNPLTFYRVHPVENILFGFRYSLGIGVVTGVFIYFFGSRIGVHEVLGANIFVFVFSLLGSNLRHSHIPFAYFKPLEKWFISPKQHQIHHSKKHFDKNYGSYLAVWDRIFGSLKLSCEVKTLKFGLKKEQMNNYNSLSNIIFYPFVNILRRRN; translated from the coding sequence ATGCATGATTTATTAATCTTAGAGTACCTAATAGACCCAGATAGAAGAACATACTGGGTCTATTTATTTTCATCAATTGCTATTGGTATGATATATATTGCAGCAAATAGTAGATACAAAAGAGTGAATTTTAGCTCAAAACTGTGGTTACACCCTAGTGCAAAGCTTGATTATTACTATTTTATTTTATCTTACTTTATAAAAATGCTATTAATTATTCCAATAGTAATTAGTGCAAAGAGTGTTGCTTTTTTTGTAAATAAGCAGTTATATTATAACTTTGGTTATAATCATATTCAGCATATCTCTTACGAGACAACACTTGTTCTATATACTATTACACTATTTGTTGTAAGTGATTTTACAAGATATTGGTTACATAGATTTCTTCACACTATTCCTATACTTTGGGAGTTTCACAAAGTACACCATAGTGCAAAAGTATTAAACCCTTTAACTTTTTATAGAGTTCATCCAGTTGAAAATATTCTTTTTGGATTTAGATATTCACTTGGAATTGGAGTTGTTACAGGTGTTTTCATATACTTTTTTGGTTCAAGAATAGGAGTGCATGAAGTTTTAGGAGCAAATATTTTTGTTTTTGTTTTCTCTCTTTTGGGTTCAAATTTAAGACATTCGCATATCCCTTTTGCTTACTTTAAACCTTTGGAAAAGTGGTTTATCTCACCAAAGCAACACCAAATTCACCATAGCAAAAAACATTTTGATAAAAACTATGGAAGTTATTTAGCCGTTTGGGACAGAATTTTTGGAAGTTTAAAACTCTCTTGTGAAGTCAAAACTTTAAAATTTGGATTAAAAAAAGAGCAAATGAATAACTATAATTCACTTAGCAACATCATATTTTATCCATTTGTAAATATTTTAAGAAGGAGAAATTAA
- a CDS encoding imelysin family protein: MRLIKGLLIIAITSILCFADDTQENKSVLNSLYEKVILKDLNSSLKSIDELKEAIKKSDVKKSKEGFTKLVQTWKSVETFYILGDLNDDFIDTPRYIDTFHNLSEDITAQLDRAIKSSDEVRVALFKNSLKSISALEYILYKKDIKDKRVNEIALTIVNKIGSYLNDINEEYLAQKENFLKDLKKANSITINAIIQSTYKLKEWRIGDIMGATKKYEGKPDNSRAEYYISKNSANAIEAILKTYKNIFDNKSYEDYGDYLLKITNGEQIQRLRESINKSLELVKKIENDDLLKADDLYEEISEIHVILFLEIIEELSINAKIIEADGD, encoded by the coding sequence ATGAGATTAATTAAAGGTTTGTTAATCATTGCAATTACATCAATTCTTTGTTTTGCAGATGATACACAAGAGAATAAAAGTGTTTTAAACTCTTTATATGAAAAAGTTATCTTAAAAGATCTAAATAGTTCACTTAAAAGTATAGATGAGTTAAAAGAGGCAATAAAAAAAAGTGATGTAAAAAAGAGTAAAGAAGGGTTTACAAAACTTGTACAAACATGGAAAAGTGTAGAAACTTTTTATATTTTAGGTGATTTAAATGATGATTTTATTGATACTCCAAGATATATTGACACTTTTCATAATTTAAGTGAAGATATAACTGCCCAACTTGATAGAGCAATAAAAAGTAGTGATGAAGTAAGAGTTGCACTATTTAAAAACTCACTTAAATCAATAAGTGCTTTAGAGTATATTCTTTATAAAAAAGATATAAAAGATAAAAGAGTAAATGAGATAGCTTTAACAATAGTTAATAAAATTGGCTCATATCTTAATGATATAAATGAGGAGTATTTAGCACAAAAAGAGAATTTTTTAAAAGATTTAAAAAAAGCTAACTCAATTACCATAAATGCCATTATTCAAAGTACTTACAAGTTAAAAGAGTGGAGAATTGGTGATATTATGGGTGCTACTAAAAAATATGAAGGGAAACCTGATAATAGTAGAGCTGAATACTATATTAGTAAAAATAGTGCAAATGCAATTGAAGCTATATTAAAAACATACAAAAATATTTTTGATAATAAGAGCTATGAAGATTATGGAGATTATCTACTAAAAATCACAAATGGCGAACAAATACAAAGATTAAGAGAGTCAATAAACAAATCCCTTGAATTAGTTAAAAAAATAGAGAATGATGATCTTTTAAAAGCAGATGATTTGTATGAAGAGATTAGTGAAATTCATGTTATTTTGTTTTTAGAGATAATTGAAGAGTTATCAATAAATGCAAAAATTATTGAAGCAGATGGTGATTAA
- a CDS encoding di-heme oxidoredictase family protein, producing MLQIQKKQNYKSFVSKTILVKSLIATLAIGLFAVNGLGKDLSSEKNESLLLKPIDGLNDEEYDKFMLGKSFFRIPWVEAPSATTARDGLGPLFNANTCISCHPSNGKGTLYNTNDDFSRSLIPKLSIKSDGSKEHKKQLELYGLVKEPNYGNQISINGIHGVKFEAKANITFSEIEVRFPDGEVDTILKPHYALKDLQYGELHKDTTLTFRLAPTLNGMGLLDDIPNEQILKNEDEFDKDGDGISGKANYVYSPITKKIQLGKFSWKATTTSIKHQAADAANNDMGLTTIYYPNDTCTDTQVGCKKSPKARDAIDLPELRLDAMTYYITHRKTYSAKETKEYKEGLALFKQIGCNKCHVDSFTTKAGIKISPFTDLLLHDMGEGLADGRSEFKATGNEWRTAPLWGLALHEKINKKTPRLLHDGRARDFQEAILWHGGEAENIKKTYMNLEKKKREKLIKFLEEV from the coding sequence ATGTTACAGATCCAGAAGAAACAAAACTATAAATCATTTGTATCAAAAACTATTTTAGTAAAAAGCCTTATAGCAACACTTGCTATAGGGCTTTTTGCCGTTAATGGTTTGGGCAAAGATTTATCAAGTGAAAAAAATGAGTCACTTTTACTAAAACCTATTGATGGTTTAAATGATGAAGAGTATGACAAATTTATGTTAGGAAAGAGTTTTTTTAGAATTCCTTGGGTTGAAGCACCAAGTGCAACAACTGCAAGGGATGGTTTAGGACCACTTTTTAATGCTAATACCTGTATTAGTTGTCACCCATCAAATGGGAAAGGAACTCTATATAATACAAATGATGATTTTTCAAGAAGTTTAATTCCAAAATTGTCAATTAAAAGTGATGGTTCAAAAGAGCATAAAAAACAACTTGAACTTTATGGTCTTGTAAAAGAGCCTAATTATGGTAATCAAATCTCAATAAATGGAATCCATGGTGTAAAATTTGAAGCAAAAGCAAATATTACTTTTAGTGAAATAGAAGTTAGATTTCCTGATGGGGAAGTTGATACTATTTTAAAACCACACTATGCTTTAAAAGATTTGCAGTATGGAGAACTTCATAAGGATACCACTCTTACTTTTAGACTTGCACCAACTCTAAATGGAATGGGACTTTTAGATGATATTCCAAATGAACAAATATTAAAAAATGAAGATGAGTTTGACAAAGATGGTGATGGCATTTCAGGAAAAGCAAACTATGTTTACTCTCCTATTACAAAAAAAATTCAACTTGGAAAATTTAGCTGGAAAGCAACCACAACTTCAATAAAACACCAAGCAGCAGATGCAGCAAATAATGATATGGGACTTACAACCATCTATTATCCAAATGATACTTGTACAGATACTCAAGTTGGGTGCAAAAAATCTCCAAAAGCAAGAGATGCTATTGATTTACCAGAGTTAAGACTTGATGCAATGACATATTATATAACCCATAGAAAAACCTATAGTGCAAAAGAGACTAAAGAGTATAAAGAGGGTTTAGCACTATTTAAACAAATAGGTTGCAATAAATGTCATGTGGACTCTTTTACTACAAAAGCTGGAATAAAAATTTCACCTTTTACAGATCTATTGCTTCATGATATGGGTGAAGGTTTAGCAGATGGAAGAAGTGAATTTAAAGCAACGGGAAATGAGTGGAGAACTGCACCTTTATGGGGACTTGCTCTTCATGAAAAAATAAATAAAAAAACCCCTAGACTCTTACATGATGGTAGAGCAAGAGATTTTCAAGAGGCTATTCTTTGGCATGGTGGAGAGGCTGAAAATATTAAAAAAACATATATGAATCTTGAAAAGAAAAAAAGAGAAAAACTAATTAAATTTTTAGAAGAGGTATAG